A section of the Centropristis striata isolate RG_2023a ecotype Rhode Island chromosome 7, C.striata_1.0, whole genome shotgun sequence genome encodes:
- the fzd10 gene encoding frizzled-10, with product MCSSVKFSLICVLLVLWSGGGSAISSIDPDWSGEGRCQHINIPQCKDIGYNMTRMPNLMGHDDQKEAAIKLQEFATLIQFGCHSHLKFFLCSLYAPMCTEQVSNPIPACRVMCEQVKLKCSPILEQFNFPWPDSLDCSRLPTKNDPNNLCMEAPNNGSDEPPKVSHTQPPDFRLQRPLGGQDLHLKDTGNKEACSNPGKFHFVEKSESCAPKCYPKVDVYWSQGDKQFSLVWIAIWSILCFVSSAFTVLTFLIDPQRFKYPERPIIFLSMSYCVYSVGYLIRLFVGADRIACDRDNGVQYVIQEGLESTGCTIVFLILYYFGMASSLWWVILTLTWFLAAGKKWGHEAIEANSSYFHLAAWAIPAVKTIMILVMRKVAGDELTGVCYVGSMDVKALTGFVLIPLSCYLIIGTSFLLSGFVALFHIRKIMKTEGENTDKLEKLMVRIGVFSVLYTVPATCVIACYFYERLNMDYWRIEAKDQKCVDSSGPESDKCVMKTSIPAVEIFMVKIFMLLVVGITSGMWIWTSKTLQSWQNVFSRKLKKRTRRKAASVFTSSRPYIKPHPSLKGHSTKYEPTRPPPTCV from the coding sequence ATGTGTTCAAGTGTTAAATTCAGCCTCATCTGTGTGCTACTGGTCCTGTGGAGCGGTGGAGGCTCAGCCATTAGCTCAATAGACCCCGACTGGTCAGGAGAGGGGAGATGTCAACACATCAACATCCCCCAGTGTAAGGACATTGGCTACAACATGACCCGCATGCCAAATCTCATGGGCCACGATGACCAAAAAGAGGCAGCGATCAAGCTGCAGGAGTTTGCGACGCTGATACAGTTTGGATGCCACAGTCATCTAAAATTTTTCCTGTGTTCGCTGTATGCTCCAATGTGCACAGAGCAGGTGTCCAACCCCATCCCAGCATGCAGAGTTATGTGTGAGCAGGTGAAGCTGAAATGCTCACCAATCTTGGAGCAGTTTAACTTCCCCTGGCCCGACTCTCTGGACTGCTCCCGGCTGCCGACCAAAAACGACCCAAACAACCTCTGCATGGAGGCGCCTAACAACGGCTCAGATGAGCCTCCCAAAGTGTCCCACACCCAGCCTCCAGATTTCAGGCTGCAGCGGCCATTGGGCGGGCAGGACCTGCATCTGAAGGACACTGGAAACAAGGAGGCATGCAGCAACCCCGGGAAGTTTCACTTTGTGGAGAAAAGTGAGTCCTGTGCCCCCAAATGCTACCCCAAAGTGGATGTATACTGGAGTCAAGGAGACAAGCAGTTCTCTCTGGTGTGGATAGCCATCTGGTCCATCCTCTGCTTTGTCTCCAGCGCCTTCACTGTGCTCACTTTCCTCATAGACCCACAGCGATTCAAATACCCTGAGAGGCCGATCATCTTCCTCTCCATGTCCTACTGTGTTTACTCTGTGGGCTACCTCATCAGACTTTTTGTGGGGGCTGACAGAATAGCCTGTGACAGGGACAATGGGGTCCAGTATGTTATCCAGGAGGGTCTGGAGAGCACCGGCTGCACCATTGTCTTTCTCATCCTGTATTATTTTGGCATGGCCAGCTCCCTCTGGTGGGTTATCCTGACTCTCACATGGTTCCTGGCTGCAGGGAAGAAGTGGGGTCACGAGGCCATCGAGGCCAACAGCAGCTACTTCCACCTGGCTGCGTGGGCCATCCCTGCTGTGAAGACCATCATGATCCTGGTGATGAGGAAGGTGGCGGGGGACGAGCTGACAGGGGTCTGCTACGTGGGCAGTATGGACGTCAAAGCTCTCACAGGCTTTGTGCTCATTCCTCTCTCCTGCTACCTAATTATTGGCACTTCGTTCCTGCTGTCCGGCTTTGTGGCACTTTTCCACATCCGGAAGATCATgaaaacagagggagagaacaCGGACAAGCTCGAGAAACTCATGGTCCGCATCGGGGTCTTCTCCGTGCTCTACACCGTCCCCGCCACCTGCGTCATCGCCTGCTACTTCTACGAGAGACTCAACATGGACTATTGGCGCATCGAGGCAAAGGATCAGAAGTGCGTGGACAGCAGCGGGCCAGAGTCGGACAAGTGCGTCATGAAGACTTCCATCCCCGCTGTTGAGATCTTCATGGTGAAGATCTTTATGCTGCTGGTGGTGGGCATCACCAGCGGCATGTGGATCTGGACATCAAAGACGCTGCAGTCCTGGCAGAACGTGTTTAGCAGGAAGCTAAagaagaggacgaggaggaaggCTGCCAGTGTGTTCACCAGCAGCAGGCCTTACATCAAACCTCACCCATCTCTCAAAGGGCACAGTACTAAGTATGAGCCTACACGGCCTCCCCCAACATGTGTATGA